The following proteins are co-located in the Microbacterium sp. Clip185 genome:
- the ileS gene encoding isoleucine--tRNA ligase, with protein sequence MTYPRSSAFGPAADVTPSPRFPEIEREVLDFWSADDTFRASIAQREGADEWVFYDGPPFANGLPHYGHLLTGYAKDLFPRFQTMRGKKVDRVFGWDTHGLPAELEAMKQLGITEKDEIERMGVATFNAKARESVLAYTHEWEDYVTRQARWVDFERGYKTLDTGYMESVLWAFKSLWDKGLAYEGYRVLPYCWRDETPLSSHELRMDDDVYKMRQDPSVTVTFPLVGAKAEALGLTGVRALAWTTTPWTLPTNLALAVGPAIEYAVLPAGPAGAADVHRAPDGTPDDALETSAHRYLLAADLVGAHAKELGYESADAARDAVERRIAGAELAGVSYDRLFDYYADADTWGTGNAWRILVDDYVTTTDGTGIVHQAPAYGEDDKRLADAAGLPTIVSLDDGGRFLPQVADVAGELWLDANRPLIRLLRQEGRLLREASYEHSYPHCWRCRNPLIYKAVSSWFVRVTDIKERLVELNEQITWAPENVKHGQFGKWVEGARDWSISRNRYWGSPIPVWKSDDPAYPRIDVYGSFEEIERDFGRLPRDPEGNVDLHRPYIDELTRPNPDDPTGASTMRRIEDVFDVWFDSGSMPYAQVHYPFENREWFDTHAPADFIVEYIGQTRGWFYVMHVLSGALFDRPAFTGVSCHGIVLGSDGQKMSKSLRNYPDVSEVFDRDGSDAMRWFLMSSSVLRGGNLVVTEEGIRAGVREFLLPLWNTWYFFATYANAAGGPDGSGYEARWRTDSTDVLDRYILALTGDLVRDVAADLEVLDSTTAAARLRDFAEVLTNWYIRRSRDRFWVGVAGDARSTEAFDTLYTVLETLTRVAAPLIPLVAERVWQGLTGGRSVHLTDWPDASAFADAADIREAMDAVREVSSVANALRKREGKRVRLPLPLLTVVVPHAGALGQFDDILRDELNVKAIELVDLGEHTATEYGITHRLTVNARAAGPRLGKLVQQVIRAAKEGDWSERDGVVTAGGIALEPAEYDLVFETSGRPDGEALAVLAGGGFVLLATATTPALEAEGLARDVIRAVQDTRKAAGFEVSDRIRLVLTFADGADADAVASAFDAADVAGETLALQVLLTQAEGAERVRRGVDSDDVEYTGEFAAGAYANAGAFTVGVARVEVAR encoded by the coding sequence ATGACCTACCCCCGTTCCTCGGCCTTCGGGCCCGCCGCCGACGTCACGCCGAGCCCGCGCTTCCCCGAGATCGAGCGCGAGGTGCTCGATTTCTGGTCCGCCGACGACACCTTCCGCGCATCCATCGCTCAGCGTGAGGGCGCCGATGAATGGGTCTTCTACGACGGGCCCCCGTTCGCGAACGGCCTGCCGCACTACGGCCACCTGCTCACGGGCTACGCCAAGGACCTCTTCCCGCGCTTCCAGACGATGCGGGGCAAGAAGGTCGATCGCGTCTTCGGGTGGGACACCCACGGGCTTCCGGCGGAGCTCGAGGCGATGAAGCAGCTCGGAATCACCGAGAAGGACGAGATCGAGCGGATGGGCGTCGCGACCTTCAACGCGAAGGCCCGCGAGTCGGTCCTGGCCTACACGCACGAGTGGGAGGACTACGTCACCCGCCAAGCGCGGTGGGTCGACTTCGAGCGCGGGTACAAGACCCTCGACACCGGTTACATGGAGTCGGTGCTGTGGGCGTTCAAGAGTCTGTGGGACAAGGGGCTCGCGTACGAGGGCTACCGGGTGCTCCCGTACTGCTGGCGCGACGAGACGCCCCTGTCGAGCCACGAGCTGCGCATGGACGACGATGTCTACAAGATGCGACAGGACCCTTCTGTCACCGTCACGTTCCCCCTCGTGGGCGCGAAGGCGGAGGCGCTCGGGCTCACCGGGGTGCGGGCTCTCGCCTGGACGACCACGCCGTGGACGCTTCCCACGAACCTCGCGCTCGCGGTCGGTCCCGCCATCGAGTACGCCGTGCTGCCGGCCGGCCCCGCGGGCGCGGCCGATGTCCACCGGGCGCCCGACGGAACACCCGACGACGCTCTGGAGACCAGCGCGCACCGCTACCTGCTCGCCGCCGACCTCGTCGGCGCTCACGCGAAGGAGCTCGGCTACGAGTCGGCGGATGCGGCGCGCGACGCCGTGGAGCGCCGGATCGCCGGCGCAGAGCTGGCGGGCGTCTCCTACGACCGCCTGTTCGACTACTACGCCGACGCCGACACGTGGGGAACCGGTAACGCCTGGCGGATCCTCGTCGACGACTACGTCACGACCACCGACGGCACCGGCATCGTCCACCAGGCGCCGGCGTACGGCGAGGACGACAAGCGGCTCGCGGACGCGGCGGGTCTGCCGACGATCGTCAGTCTCGACGACGGCGGTCGGTTCCTGCCGCAGGTCGCCGACGTCGCCGGCGAGCTGTGGCTCGATGCCAACAGGCCCCTCATCCGTCTGCTGCGCCAGGAGGGGCGCCTGCTGCGCGAAGCCAGCTACGAGCACTCCTACCCGCACTGCTGGCGCTGCCGTAACCCCCTGATCTACAAGGCCGTCTCGAGCTGGTTCGTGCGGGTCACCGACATCAAGGAGCGCCTGGTCGAGCTCAACGAGCAGATCACCTGGGCCCCCGAGAACGTCAAGCACGGACAGTTCGGCAAGTGGGTCGAGGGAGCGCGGGACTGGTCGATCAGCCGCAACCGCTACTGGGGTTCGCCCATCCCGGTGTGGAAGAGCGACGATCCCGCTTACCCGCGCATCGACGTGTACGGCTCGTTCGAGGAGATCGAGCGCGACTTCGGGCGCCTGCCGCGCGATCCCGAGGGCAATGTCGACCTGCATCGTCCCTACATCGACGAGCTGACCCGGCCGAATCCCGACGATCCCACGGGAGCGTCGACTATGCGGCGGATCGAGGACGTGTTCGACGTCTGGTTCGACTCTGGCTCGATGCCCTACGCGCAGGTGCACTACCCGTTCGAGAACCGCGAATGGTTCGACACCCACGCGCCGGCGGACTTCATCGTCGAGTACATCGGGCAGACGCGCGGCTGGTTCTACGTCATGCACGTGCTCTCGGGCGCGCTCTTCGATCGCCCGGCCTTCACGGGCGTCTCCTGCCACGGCATCGTGCTCGGAAGCGACGGACAGAAGATGTCGAAGTCGCTGCGCAACTACCCGGACGTCAGCGAGGTGTTCGATCGCGACGGCTCCGACGCCATGCGGTGGTTCCTCATGTCGAGTTCCGTGCTGCGCGGCGGCAACCTCGTGGTCACCGAGGAAGGTATCCGCGCGGGTGTTCGCGAGTTCCTGCTGCCGCTGTGGAACACGTGGTACTTCTTCGCCACCTATGCCAACGCCGCCGGCGGACCCGATGGGTCGGGATACGAGGCGAGGTGGCGGACGGATTCCACCGACGTGCTCGACCGCTACATCCTCGCCCTCACGGGCGACCTGGTGCGTGACGTCGCCGCCGATCTCGAGGTGCTCGACTCCACGACGGCCGCCGCTCGCCTGCGCGACTTCGCCGAAGTGCTGACGAACTGGTACATCCGTCGCTCGCGCGACCGATTCTGGGTCGGTGTCGCAGGCGACGCCCGCTCGACGGAGGCCTTCGACACGCTCTACACCGTGCTCGAGACGCTCACGCGCGTCGCGGCACCGCTCATCCCGTTGGTCGCCGAACGCGTCTGGCAGGGGCTCACCGGCGGCCGCAGCGTGCACCTGACCGACTGGCCTGACGCATCCGCCTTCGCCGACGCGGCCGACATCCGCGAGGCGATGGATGCGGTGCGCGAGGTCTCCTCGGTCGCGAACGCCCTGCGCAAGCGCGAGGGTAAGCGCGTGCGGCTGCCGCTGCCGCTGCTGACCGTCGTCGTGCCCCACGCCGGCGCCCTCGGGCAGTTCGACGACATCCTGCGCGACGAGCTCAACGTGAAGGCGATCGAACTGGTCGATCTCGGCGAGCACACCGCGACGGAGTACGGCATCACACACCGCCTCACGGTGAACGCGCGCGCAGCGGGTCCCCGCCTCGGAAAGCTCGTGCAGCAGGTCATCCGTGCCGCGAAGGAAGGGGACTGGTCCGAGCGCGACGGTGTCGTGACGGCGGGCGGCATCGCGCTCGAGCCCGCGGAGTACGACCTCGTCTTCGAGACCAGTGGGCGTCCGGACGGCGAGGCTCTGGCCGTCCTCGCCGGCGGCGGCTTCGTGCTGCTGGCGACCGCCACGACCCCCGCCCTCGAGGCTGAAGGCCTGGCACGCGACGTCATCCGCGCCGTGCAGGACACGCGTAAGGCAGCGGGCTTCGAGGTCAGCGACCGCATCCGGCTCGTTCTCACCTTCGCAGACGGTGCCGACGCGGACGCCGTCGCATCGGCGTTCGATGCGGCGGACGTCGCAGGGGAGACACTGGCGCTCCAGGTGCTGCTGACACAGGCCGAGGGCGCCGAGCGCGTGCGACGAGGCGTCGACAGCGACGATGTCGAGTACACGGGGGAGTTCGCCGCGGGGGCCTACGCGAACGCGGGCGCGTTCACGGTCGGCGTGGCGCGAGTGGAGGTCGCACGATGA
- the rpmA gene encoding 50S ribosomal protein L27 — MAHKKGASSTRNGRDSNAQRLGVKRFGGQVVNAGEIIVRQRGTHFHPGANVGRGGDDTLFALSAGAVQFGTKGGRKVVNIVGAAE, encoded by the coding sequence ATGGCACACAAAAAGGGCGCGAGCTCGACTCGTAACGGTCGTGACTCGAACGCACAGCGCCTCGGCGTGAAGCGCTTCGGCGGCCAGGTCGTCAACGCGGGCGAGATCATCGTCCGTCAGCGCGGCACGCACTTCCACCCCGGCGCCAATGTCGGCCGCGGTGGCGACGACACGCTGTTCGCACTGTCGGCCGGCGCCGTGCAGTTCGGTACCAAGGGCGGCCGGAAGGTCGTCAACATCGTGGGCGCCGCGGAGTAA
- a CDS encoding vitamin K epoxide reductase family protein, translating into MSDSQAPARPIALAVWLIVAGVVGWIAAFSLTTERFHLLADPNATASCDFSVLVQCTANLQSWQGSVFGFPNPILGLAGWVAPIVVGAAILAGARFNRWFWLAFWAGMAFAFAFVCWLIGQSIFALGTLCPWCMVTWSVTIPSFFAVTLHVLRNGAVPVSDRVRLIAGTLAAWVPLMAVIAFAIIAVLAETRLHVLATLF; encoded by the coding sequence ATGTCCGACTCCCAGGCTCCCGCACGCCCGATCGCTCTGGCCGTCTGGCTCATCGTCGCCGGAGTCGTCGGTTGGATCGCAGCGTTCTCCCTCACGACAGAGCGTTTCCACCTCCTCGCCGACCCGAACGCCACGGCGTCCTGCGACTTCAGCGTCCTCGTGCAATGCACCGCCAACCTCCAGTCGTGGCAGGGAAGCGTGTTCGGATTCCCCAACCCGATCCTGGGGTTGGCGGGCTGGGTCGCTCCGATCGTGGTGGGCGCAGCAATCCTCGCGGGCGCGCGCTTCAACCGCTGGTTCTGGCTGGCGTTCTGGGCGGGCATGGCCTTCGCCTTCGCCTTCGTGTGCTGGCTGATCGGGCAGAGCATCTTCGCCCTCGGCACCCTCTGCCCGTGGTGCATGGTCACCTGGTCGGTGACGATCCCGTCGTTCTTCGCCGTGACGCTGCACGTGCTGCGCAACGGCGCTGTGCCGGTCAGTGACCGAGTTCGCCTGATCGCCGGCACCCTCGCCGCCTGGGTGCCGCTGATGGCCGTCATCGCGTTCGCGATCATCGCGGTGCTGGCAGAGACGCGGTTGCACGTGCTCGCGACGCTCTTCTGA
- a CDS encoding WXG100 family type VII secretion target has translation MLDQLTVTPARLATAATNIQAAATAIDAILEQLDDDAKTLRSQWSGDAQIAFDAARLRFSDSLESRTEAVRKICAALDNLADAYSNIDLESARALGVSA, from the coding sequence ATGCTGGATCAGCTCACGGTGACCCCCGCACGCCTGGCAACAGCGGCCACGAACATCCAGGCAGCCGCAACGGCGATCGACGCCATCCTCGAGCAGCTCGACGACGACGCGAAGACCCTCCGCTCCCAGTGGTCCGGAGACGCCCAGATCGCCTTCGACGCTGCCCGTCTCCGCTTCTCGGACTCCCTGGAGAGCCGCACCGAAGCGGTCCGCAAGATCTGCGCCGCGCTGGACAACCTCGCTGATGCGTACTCCAACATCGATCTCGAGAGCGCACGTGCGCTGGGGGTGTCGGCATGA
- a CDS encoding DUF4031 domain-containing protein: MAILIDDPRWPAHGRLWSHLISDSDLDELHAFAAANGIPRRGFDLDHYDVPDAEHERLVSAGAHAVDGHTLVRALIASGLRVTARERRGR, from the coding sequence ATGGCGATTCTCATCGACGACCCGCGCTGGCCCGCTCACGGCCGTCTGTGGTCGCACCTGATCAGCGACAGTGACCTCGATGAGCTCCACGCCTTCGCCGCCGCCAACGGCATCCCCCGTCGCGGCTTCGATCTCGACCATTACGACGTCCCCGACGCCGAGCACGAGCGTCTCGTTTCGGCGGGGGCGCACGCCGTCGACGGTCACACGCTCGTTCGAGCGCTGATCGCGTCCGGACTGCGCGTCACCGCCCGCGAACGACGCGGACGGTGA
- the ndk gene encoding nucleoside-diphosphate kinase, whose amino-acid sequence MAIEETLVLVKPDGVARGLTGAILARIEAKGYALVDLRLVEPDRGRLEQHYAEHEGKPFYEPLVEFMMSGPSVAIRLAGDRVIEGFRSLAGTTDPTTAAPGTIRGDFGRDWGLKVQQNLVHGSDSPESAARELGIWFG is encoded by the coding sequence ATGGCCATCGAAGAAACCCTCGTCCTCGTCAAGCCGGACGGTGTGGCCCGCGGCCTCACCGGCGCCATCCTCGCCCGCATCGAGGCGAAGGGCTATGCGCTCGTCGACCTGCGCCTGGTCGAGCCCGACCGGGGACGACTCGAGCAGCACTATGCCGAGCACGAGGGCAAGCCGTTCTACGAGCCCCTCGTCGAGTTCATGATGTCGGGTCCGTCGGTGGCGATCCGTCTCGCCGGCGACCGTGTCATCGAGGGCTTCCGCTCCCTCGCGGGGACCACCGACCCGACCACAGCCGCGCCGGGCACCATCCGCGGCGACTTCGGCCGCGACTGGGGTCTGAAGGTGCAGCAGAACCTGGTGCACGGCAGCGACAGCCCCGAGTCCGCCGCCCGCGAGCTCGGGATCTGGTTCGGCTGA
- the rplU gene encoding 50S ribosomal protein L21, protein MVYAVVRAGGRQEKVEVGTIVVLDRQQAKIGETLELPAVLLVDGDAVTTDAAKLAKVTVTAEVLGEERGPKIVIQKFKNKTGYKKRQGHRQDLTRVKVTGIK, encoded by the coding sequence GTGGTTTACGCAGTTGTGCGCGCCGGCGGCCGGCAGGAAAAGGTCGAGGTCGGCACGATCGTCGTTCTCGACCGCCAGCAGGCGAAGATCGGCGAGACCCTCGAGCTGCCGGCCGTCCTGCTCGTCGACGGCGACGCGGTCACGACCGACGCGGCGAAGCTCGCCAAGGTGACGGTCACCGCCGAGGTCCTCGGTGAAGAGCGCGGCCCGAAGATCGTGATCCAGAAGTTCAAGAACAAGACCGGTTACAAGAAGCGCCAGGGTCACCGTCAGGACCTCACGCGCGTCAAGGTCACCGGCATCAAGTAA
- a CDS encoding Rne/Rng family ribonuclease, whose translation MEESALGDAPASGEDAGAPEDATTRDAVAESADAESAETPDGSADEAPSAPESPAEPQTAEAVTDSEQEPAVEASASVAQTAAIEEPATVVEDKAAEPEEKPGPVTAVSLGLLPEVFVSAVSTQLHFYAPEVVPLPALPEPDDEDAPSSSSRRRGRRRGPERDDADSGPSARPPRQRAVEVITEPQRIKGSTRLEAKKQRRRDGRDAGRRRPVVTEAEFLARREAVDRVMVVRSKNGRIQIAVLEDNVLVEHYVARNQDASLIGNVYLGRVQNVLPSMEAAFVDIGRGRNAVLYSGEVDWDAVETGNQPRRIELALKSGDKVLVQVTKDPVGHKGARLTSQISLPGRYLVYVPGGAMNGISRKLPDTERARLKRILKEVLPESAGVIVRTAAEGATEEQLTRDVQRLTAQWEHISRQNESVQAPALLHSEPDLLVKIVRDVFNEDFTKMLIQGEEAQHTIEGYLEAVAPDLLERVERYEGGGDPFDDFRVTEQIEKALDRKVWLPSGGSLVIDRTEAMTVVDVNTGKFVGSGGNLEETVTKNNLEAAEEIVRQLRLRDIGGIIVVDFIDMVLESNRDLVLRRLIECLSRDRTKHQVAEVTSLGLVQMTRKKLGLGLLETFSEACEVCAGRGVIVHHDPVVKHRGGAGNGNGNGNGGNNNGNGRRSRQNTPPQAPAGQAHVITAGVKSALAQIAASTIHPGSEEAMVSDVEVSVASVEVVEQVEERPRAKRKKPRHDAKPKSEKELLLDSVLDALPEPKAPGQGRGRRRVTTAALTGTPVVHVPDGE comes from the coding sequence ATCGAGGAGTCCGCGCTCGGCGATGCCCCGGCATCCGGCGAGGATGCGGGTGCGCCCGAGGACGCGACGACGCGCGACGCCGTGGCAGAGTCCGCAGACGCCGAGTCTGCCGAGACGCCGGACGGTTCCGCAGACGAGGCGCCGTCGGCCCCGGAGAGTCCCGCGGAGCCTCAGACCGCTGAGGCTGTCACCGATTCCGAGCAGGAGCCTGCGGTGGAGGCGTCCGCATCCGTCGCGCAGACTGCCGCCATCGAAGAGCCGGCCACGGTCGTCGAGGACAAGGCTGCAGAGCCCGAGGAGAAGCCGGGTCCCGTCACGGCGGTCTCGCTCGGGTTGCTGCCCGAGGTCTTCGTGTCGGCTGTCTCGACCCAGCTGCACTTCTACGCCCCCGAGGTCGTGCCACTGCCGGCCCTCCCGGAACCGGACGACGAGGACGCGCCGTCGTCGTCGAGCCGTCGCCGCGGTCGTCGGCGCGGCCCGGAGCGCGACGACGCCGACAGCGGCCCGTCCGCTCGCCCGCCGCGTCAGCGGGCCGTCGAGGTCATCACCGAGCCGCAGCGCATCAAGGGCTCGACGAGGCTCGAGGCCAAGAAGCAGCGCCGTCGCGACGGCCGTGACGCCGGGCGCCGCCGGCCCGTGGTCACGGAGGCGGAGTTCCTCGCGCGCCGCGAGGCCGTCGACCGGGTGATGGTCGTCCGCTCGAAGAACGGCCGCATCCAGATCGCCGTGCTCGAGGACAACGTGCTCGTCGAGCACTACGTGGCGCGCAATCAGGACGCGTCGCTCATCGGCAACGTGTACCTCGGTCGCGTGCAGAACGTGCTGCCCAGCATGGAGGCGGCCTTCGTCGACATCGGTCGTGGCCGCAACGCCGTCCTCTACTCCGGCGAGGTCGACTGGGATGCGGTGGAGACCGGCAACCAGCCGCGACGCATCGAGCTCGCGCTCAAGAGCGGCGACAAGGTGCTGGTGCAGGTCACGAAGGATCCGGTGGGGCACAAGGGCGCGCGACTGACGAGTCAGATCTCGCTGCCCGGTCGGTACCTCGTGTACGTGCCCGGCGGCGCGATGAACGGCATCTCCCGCAAGCTCCCCGACACCGAGCGTGCACGCCTCAAGCGAATCCTCAAGGAGGTGCTTCCCGAGTCCGCCGGCGTCATCGTGCGCACCGCAGCCGAGGGGGCGACCGAGGAGCAGCTGACGCGCGATGTGCAGCGGCTCACCGCGCAGTGGGAGCACATCAGCCGCCAGAACGAGTCCGTCCAGGCGCCGGCGCTGCTGCACTCCGAGCCGGACCTGCTCGTGAAGATCGTGCGCGACGTCTTCAACGAGGACTTCACGAAGATGCTGATCCAGGGCGAGGAGGCGCAGCACACCATCGAGGGCTACCTCGAGGCCGTCGCGCCCGACCTGCTGGAGCGCGTCGAGCGTTACGAGGGCGGGGGAGACCCGTTCGACGACTTCCGCGTCACCGAGCAGATCGAGAAGGCGCTGGATCGCAAGGTCTGGCTGCCCTCCGGCGGCTCGCTCGTGATCGACCGCACCGAGGCGATGACCGTGGTCGACGTCAACACCGGGAAGTTCGTCGGGTCCGGCGGAAACCTCGAGGAGACCGTCACCAAGAACAACCTCGAGGCCGCGGAGGAGATCGTTCGGCAGCTGCGTCTGCGCGACATCGGCGGCATCATCGTCGTCGACTTCATCGACATGGTGCTCGAGTCCAACCGCGATCTCGTCCTGCGTCGACTCATCGAGTGCCTGAGCCGCGACCGCACGAAGCACCAGGTCGCCGAGGTCACCTCGCTCGGCCTCGTGCAGATGACGCGCAAGAAGCTGGGACTCGGCCTGCTCGAGACCTTCAGTGAAGCGTGCGAGGTCTGCGCCGGACGCGGCGTCATCGTCCACCACGATCCCGTCGTCAAGCACCGCGGAGGTGCAGGCAACGGAAACGGGAACGGCAACGGCGGAAACAACAACGGCAACGGCCGCCGCTCGCGGCAGAACACCCCGCCGCAGGCGCCGGCCGGACAGGCGCACGTCATCACCGCGGGGGTGAAGTCGGCGCTGGCTCAGATCGCCGCATCCACGATCCATCCGGGTTCCGAGGAGGCGATGGTCTCCGACGTCGAGGTGTCGGTCGCCTCTGTCGAGGTCGTCGAGCAGGTCGAGGAGCGTCCTCGCGCGAAGCGCAAGAAGCCGCGCCACGACGCCAAGCCCAAGTCAGAGAAGGAGCTGCTGCTCGACTCCGTCCTGGACGCGCTCCCCGAGCCGAAGGCGCCGGGGCAGGGCCGGGGGCGTCGTCGCGTGACGACAGCGGCTCTCACCGGCACACCCGTCGTCCACGTTCCCGACGGCGAGTGA
- a CDS encoding bifunctional folylpolyglutamate synthase/dihydrofolate synthase: MSGTENERNRADAVYAALLERQGEQWVQPRIERTRRVLELLDDPQRTYRVVHVTGTNGKTSTSRLIESLLRTMGLRTGLFTSPHLERFTERIMVDGEPIADAAVVEAWEEILPFVELVDAELIAEGGARLTFFEVLTVLAFVAFSDAPVDVAVIEVGMGGEWDSTNTADGDVAVIAPVGMDHADRLGDTIEKIARVKAGIIKQDAAVVSAAQEPEVDRVLREAAAARGASIAVEGTDFALRSYRLAVGGQLLDVQGLAGEYAELYLPLYGEHQGRNAALAIAAVESLIGAGSQALAPDVVTDGLGQATSPGRLQLVGAHPTVVVDAAHNPHGAAALVEALRGSFDFDEWGVVLGVLGDKDAAGIVAVLAPVAAHVFATAPDSDRANDADTIADLVEEQGLRVTVHTDLADAAEAAREWAAASDRRAVVIAGSVVLAGEALALAEAEAWKDGWSA, from the coding sequence ATGAGCGGAACCGAGAACGAGCGCAATCGCGCGGATGCGGTCTACGCGGCGCTCCTGGAACGCCAGGGCGAGCAGTGGGTGCAGCCGCGCATCGAGCGCACCCGCCGCGTGCTCGAGCTGCTGGACGACCCGCAGCGCACGTACCGAGTCGTCCATGTGACGGGAACCAACGGGAAGACCTCCACGAGCCGGCTGATCGAGAGTCTTCTGCGCACCATGGGACTGCGCACCGGGCTGTTCACGAGCCCGCACCTCGAGCGTTTCACCGAGCGCATCATGGTCGACGGCGAGCCGATCGCGGATGCCGCCGTCGTCGAGGCATGGGAGGAGATCCTCCCGTTCGTCGAGCTGGTCGACGCGGAGCTGATCGCCGAGGGCGGTGCCCGCCTCACCTTCTTCGAGGTGCTGACCGTGCTGGCGTTCGTGGCGTTCTCGGATGCGCCGGTCGATGTGGCCGTCATCGAGGTCGGCATGGGCGGCGAGTGGGACTCGACGAACACCGCCGACGGCGACGTCGCGGTCATCGCCCCGGTCGGGATGGACCACGCTGACCGACTCGGAGACACGATCGAGAAGATCGCCCGCGTGAAGGCGGGGATCATCAAGCAGGACGCTGCGGTCGTCTCCGCCGCCCAGGAGCCGGAGGTCGATCGTGTGCTGCGCGAGGCCGCCGCAGCCAGAGGGGCGTCGATCGCGGTCGAAGGCACCGACTTCGCGTTGCGGTCCTACCGTCTCGCCGTCGGGGGCCAGCTGCTCGATGTGCAGGGACTGGCCGGCGAGTACGCGGAGTTGTACCTGCCGCTCTACGGAGAGCACCAGGGCCGCAACGCCGCCCTGGCGATCGCCGCCGTCGAGTCGCTCATCGGCGCGGGTTCGCAGGCGCTCGCCCCGGATGTCGTGACCGACGGCCTCGGCCAGGCGACCTCGCCCGGGCGCCTTCAGCTCGTGGGTGCGCATCCGACGGTCGTCGTCGATGCGGCGCACAACCCGCACGGAGCCGCGGCCCTCGTGGAGGCGCTGCGCGGCTCGTTCGACTTCGACGAGTGGGGCGTCGTCCTCGGTGTCCTGGGCGACAAGGACGCGGCAGGAATCGTGGCGGTGCTCGCCCCCGTGGCCGCGCATGTGTTCGCCACCGCACCCGACTCCGATCGCGCGAACGACGCCGACACGATCGCAGACCTCGTCGAGGAGCAGGGTCTGCGCGTGACCGTCCACACCGATCTCGCGGATGCGGCCGAGGCCGCCAGGGAGTGGGCCGCCGCATCCGATCGACGCGCCGTGGTCATCGCCGGCTCCGTCGTGCTGGCCGGAGAGGCGCTCGCCCTCGCGGAGGCCGAAGCGTGGAAGGACGGGTGGTCGGCGTGA
- a CDS encoding DUF4233 domain-containing protein, which translates to MSDKRPPRVRRQRGAQESLAQVVLGFESIVVFLAWLVIYGLKSTPDGVEPWWAIVVGSVFAVVMIAASGVVRWRWGIVLGWALQVLLAASAILEPAILLVAFIFGGMWAYATIKGASLDRRNARLAAASATANGD; encoded by the coding sequence GTGAGCGATAAGCGTCCGCCGCGGGTGCGACGTCAGCGCGGCGCGCAGGAGTCGCTCGCGCAGGTCGTGCTCGGGTTCGAGTCGATCGTCGTCTTCCTCGCGTGGCTCGTGATCTACGGGCTGAAGTCCACCCCCGACGGTGTGGAGCCCTGGTGGGCGATCGTGGTGGGGTCCGTCTTCGCGGTCGTGATGATCGCCGCCAGCGGCGTGGTGCGCTGGCGGTGGGGAATCGTGCTGGGATGGGCGCTGCAGGTGCTGCTGGCAGCCTCTGCGATCCTCGAGCCCGCCATCCTGCTCGTTGCGTTCATTTTCGGTGGCATGTGGGCGTATGCGACGATCAAGGGAGCATCGCTGGACCGCCGCAACGCGCGTCTGGCCGCCGCATCCGCGACTGCGAACGGAGACTGA
- a CDS encoding YbaB/EbfC family nucleoid-associated protein has translation MSLEADSLAALEAARMRVIAQTERARTAAHDAARMADDVREARASINSVGREVTVTARAGGAIEQVDIASEAFDLDARTLSRLVTDTVREAQRAAAEVALARMADSLGPDSPIVAQTREQVLAQFGAGTDLR, from the coding sequence ATGTCACTGGAAGCAGACAGCCTGGCCGCGCTCGAAGCGGCTCGGATGCGCGTCATCGCACAGACCGAACGGGCACGCACCGCAGCCCATGACGCGGCACGTATGGCAGACGATGTCCGTGAGGCGCGCGCGAGCATCAACTCGGTCGGACGCGAGGTCACGGTGACAGCCCGCGCGGGCGGTGCGATCGAACAGGTGGACATCGCCTCCGAGGCCTTCGACCTGGATGCGCGCACGCTCTCGCGTCTGGTCACCGACACCGTTCGCGAGGCGCAGCGCGCCGCAGCCGAGGTCGCTCTGGCCCGTATGGCGGACTCGCTCGGGCCCGACTCCCCCATCGTCGCTCAGACGCGCGAGCAGGTGCTGGCTCAGTTCGGCGCCGGCACCGATCTGCGGTGA